A section of the Centropristis striata isolate RG_2023a ecotype Rhode Island chromosome 7, C.striata_1.0, whole genome shotgun sequence genome encodes:
- the LOC131974428 gene encoding prostate stem cell antigen-like: MKRKSSSSSPFTRLVNNLFFSLFTMQLYGALILFMTLSAACGLRCYTCTATDPKSCTDTKSCSVLFNRCFSLRIDGYNIVTKGCQNSLACVDPIACCEGNLCNSAIPTGPSAILLLVSSAIFTLFL; this comes from the exons atgaag AGGAAGTCTTCCTCCAGTTCTCCTTTCACTCGGCTGGTTAAcaatctgtttttctctctgttcacGATGCAGCTTTATGGAGCTCTCATCTTGTTTATGACTCTGTCTGCAG CATGTGGATTAAGATGCTACACATGCACAGCCACCGACCCTAAATCCTGCACAGACACCAAATCTTGTTCTGTTCTCTTCAACCGTTGTTTCTCTCTTAGAATAGACG GTTATAACATAGTTACCAAGGGCTGCCAAAACAGCTTAGCATGTGTAGATCCCATTGCTTGTTGTGAAGGGAACCTATGTAACAGTGCCATACCAACTGGTCCCAGTGCCATCCTCCTGCTGGTATCCTCAGCCATCTTCACACTCTTCCTCTAA
- the LOC131975177 gene encoding prostate stem cell antigen-like, with protein MQLYGALILFMTLSAACGLRCYTCTATDPKSCTDTKSCSVLFNRCFSLRIDGYNIVTKGCQNSLACVDPIACCEGNLCNSAIPTGPSAILLLVSSAIFTLFL; from the exons ATGCAGCTTTATGGAGCTCTCATCTTGTTTATGACTCTGTCTGCAG CATGTGGATTAAGATGCTACACATGCACAGCCACCGACCCTAAATCCTGCACAGACACCAAATCTTGTTCTGTTCTCTTCAACCGTTGTTTCTCTCTTAGAATAGACG GTTATAACATAGTTACCAAGGGCTGCCAAAACAGCTTAGCATGTGTAGATCCCATTGCTTGTTGTGAAGGGAACCTATGTAACAGTGCCATACCAACTGGTCCCAGTGCCATCCTCCTGCTGGTATCCTCAGCCATCTTCACACTCTTCCTCTAA